The following coding sequences lie in one Zingiber officinale cultivar Zhangliang chromosome 2B, Zo_v1.1, whole genome shotgun sequence genomic window:
- the LOC122046012 gene encoding 50S ribosomal protein L10, chloroplastic-like has protein sequence MTSVRSALSTALPPIRAAVSRMKQEMVRRELENCHLLAGIWCHGLTVRQLQALRGSLPPTAKLIVAKNTLVEKAIAGTRWEPLQPCAKGMNAWLFVHSDEIPPSLKPCRDFQRDFKLALNDFTGAVFEGRLYGPDDFQALETMPTRMESYAYFLGCLQTPAVSLLSVLESPEKGSDQAAEGAAAVATSEK, from the coding sequence ATGACGTCCGTCCGCTCTGCCTTGTCGACTGCCCTTCCTCCGATCCGTGCGGCGGTGTCTCGTATGAAGCAGGAGATGGTGCGGCGGGAGCTGGAGAACTGCCACCTCCTCGCCGGGATCTGGTGCCACGGCCTTACGGTGCGCCAGCTACAGGCCCTTCGTGGATCGCTTCCTCCCACCGCTAAGCTCATCGTCGCCAAGAATACGCTCGTGGAGAAGGCCATCGCCGGCACCAGGTGGGAGCCCCTCCAGCCCTGCGCCAAGGGGATGAACGCCTGGCTCTTTGTTCATTCCGACGAGATCCCTCCCTCTCTCAAGCCCTGCCGCGATTTCCAACGGGATTTTAAGCTCGCGCTCAATGACTTCACCGGCGCCGTCTTCGAGGGCCGCCTTTACGGGCCCGACGACTTTCAGGCCCTCGAGACGATGCCCACGCGGATGGAATCGTACGCCTATTTCCTTGGTTGCTTGCAGACTCCCGCTGTCTCCCTATTGAGCGTATTGGAGTCGCCGGAGAAGGGTTCTGACCAAGCCGCTGAAGGAGCCGCTGCAGTAGCCACTTCTGAGAAATAG
- the LOC122048376 gene encoding glutathione S-transferase T3-like, translating to MDENLNTSFTNLLNSSNTEGNTSSQNTRIPPNIQYPQFFSQPQYPPNFQNISYVPQYSPNFPNSQSSQKIFQPWNQSNTASAPFGMYPSQDWSAMGSQLGMSYPYGVSPNQPPVILSNESRRATIDPSISDKESLTPSSVPATQVPPHSSQEEREIELEENESKRRFWSPDEDVVLAKSWATISTNAIIGNDQKDQAFWKRIGDYYNKHRPTGSMMRSYQRLKSHYYRVLKDYEKYTPQSVAHYSNKKARTSESGGNTSTSNPDTSVDLDDSEVRIRLIGQKAAKRKGKSKAREGDTMEHNIDKEWQDIKEYQMQKMALREAEIFHKDYEILMKDTSEMTPG from the exons ATGGATGAAAATCTCAATACTTCCTTTACAaatcttttgaattcttcaaatacGGAAGGAAATACATCTTCTCAAAATACTCGCATTCCTCCAAATATCCAATATCCTCAATTTTTCTCTCAACCACAATATCctccaaattttcaaaatatttcatatgttccacAATATTCTCCAAATTTTCCAAATTCCCAAAGTTCTCAAAAAATTTTTCAACCGTGGAATCAAAGTAACACCGCCTCAGCTCCATTTGGTATGTATCCATCCCAAGACTGGTCAGCAATGGGTAGCCAACTTGGGATGTCTTATCCTTACGGGGTTTCTCCTAATCAACCACCTGTCATACTTTCGAATGAATCTAGAAGGGCGACTATTGATCCATCTATCAGCGACAAAGAATCTCTAACGCCATCATCTGTTCCAGCAACTCAGGTGCCACCACACTCATCACAAGAAGAGCGTGAAATTGAGCTGGAGGAAAATGAATCGAAAAGAAGATTCTGGTCTCCCGATGAAGATGTGGTCCTTGCGAAGTCATGGGCAACTATAAGCACTAATGCAATCATTGGTAATGACCAGAAGGATCAAGCTTTTTGGAAACGTATTGGTGATTACTACAATAAACATCGCCCCACTGGATCTATGATGAGAAGTTATCAGCGTCTGAAATCACATTATTACAG ggttctcaaagactacgagaaataTACTCCACAATCAGTTGCTCATTACTCTAACAAGAAGGCAAGGACATCCGAGTCAGGAGGAAACACTTCAACATCAAATCCAGATACAAGTGTTGATTTAGATGACTCTGAAGTCCGCATTCGTCTGATAGGGCAAAAGGCAGCGAAGAGGAAGGGCAAATCTAAAGCTAGAGAGGGCGACACAATGGAACATAACATCGACAAAGAATGGcaagatattaaagaatatcaaatgCAAAAAATGGCTCTGCGGGAAGCCGAgatctttcataaggattatgaaattcttatgaagGATACCAGTGAGATGACACCAGGATAA
- the LOC122048377 gene encoding glutathione S-transferase T3-like produces MGSQLGMSYPYGVSPNQPPVILSNESRRATIDPSISDKESLTPSSVPATQVPPHSSQEEREVELEENESKRRFWSPDEDVVLAKSWATISTDAIIGNDQKDQAFWKRIGDYYNKHRPAGSMMRSYQRLKSHYYRVLKDYEKYIPQSVAHYSNKKARTSESGGNTSTSNPDTSVDLDDSEVRIRPIGQKAAKRKGKSKAREGDTMEHNIDKEWQDIKEYQMQKMALREAEIFHKDYEILMKDTSEMTPGQLYLHEKMVEKIKQRHGLV; encoded by the exons ATGGGTAGCCAACTTGGGATGTCTTATCCTTACGGGGTTTCTCCTAATCAACCACCTGTCATACTTTCGAATGAATCTAGAAGGGCGACTATTGATCCATCTATCAGCGACAAAGAATCTCTAACGCCATCATCTGTTCCAGCAACTCAGGTGCCACCACACTCATCACAAGAAGAGCGTGAAGTTGAGCTGGAGGAAAATGAATCGAAAAGAAGATTCTGGTCTCCCGATGAAGATGTGGTCCTTGCGAAGTCATGGGCAACTATAAGCACTGATGCAATCATTGGTAATGACCAGAAGGATCAAGCTTTTTGGAAACGTATTGGTGATTACTACAACAAACATCGCCCCGCTGGATCTATGATGAGAAGTTATCAGCGTCTGAAATCACATTATTACAG ggttctcaaagactacgagaaataTATTCCACAATCAGTTGCTCATTACTCTAACAAGAAGGCAAGGACATCCGAGTCAGGAGGAAACACTTCAACATCAAATCCAGATACAAGTGTTGATTTAGATGACTCTGAAGTCCGCATTCGTCCGATAGGGCAAAAGGCAGCGAAGAGGAAGGGCAAATCTAAAGCCAGAGAGGGCGACACAATGGAACATAACATCGACAAAGAATGGcaagatattaaagaatatcaaatgCAAAAAATGGCTCTGCGGGAAGCCGAgatctttcataaggattatgaaattcttatgaagGATACCAGTGAGATGACACCAGGACAACTTTATTTACATGAGAAAATGGTGGAAAAAATTAAACAGAGACATGGCCTGGTGTAG